A portion of the Pseudomonadota bacterium genome contains these proteins:
- a CDS encoding OsmC family protein has product MDMKVIFPGGKRADAIYKGFTIRTDQSKHSGGDGSAPQPFDLFLASIGTCAGVYVLSFCKERGISAEGLSLILRTEKNKKTNMLEKISIEIQIPPEFPEKYKGAVIRAAELCAVTKHLFAPPKFDICTKVPGADAR; this is encoded by the coding sequence AGGGCGGATGCAATTTACAAGGGTTTTACCATCAGGACTGATCAGTCAAAACATTCCGGCGGCGATGGTTCGGCCCCACAACCGTTCGACCTATTCCTGGCCTCCATCGGTACTTGTGCAGGTGTTTACGTTTTATCATTTTGCAAGGAGCGCGGTATTTCTGCTGAAGGCCTGAGTCTGATTTTACGGACTGAGAAGAACAAGAAAACGAATATGCTCGAAAAGATTTCAATAGAGATTCAGATCCCTCCTGAGTTTCCTGAAAAATATAAGGGGGCGGTTATCCGAGCCGCTGAATTATGCGCTGTCACCAAACACTTATTTGCACCGCCCAAATTCGACATATGCACGAAGGTGCCGGGAGCCGATGCGCGCTGA